The Eurosta solidaginis isolate ZX-2024a chromosome 4, ASM4086904v1, whole genome shotgun sequence genome includes a window with the following:
- the xit gene encoding probable dolichyl pyrophosphate Glc1Man9GlcNAc2 alpha-1,3-glucosyltransferase isoform X1 encodes MESQFWKLFAISSAIKLLLVPAPHSTDFEVHRNWLAITHSLPLNQWYYDATSEWTLDYPPLFAYFEWILAQVAHYVDPQMLIVTNLNYASTATIYFQRGTVIFADLMYAFGVARCLRILNVPKKSQRHFAAELFMLFNVGLIFVDHIHFQYNGLLFGILLLSISYLLEERYLVSAFIFATLLNFKHIFLYIAPALAVYFLKFYCFQSGRNPIVCIGKLAVVGLTPFVASFGPFYRQLPQVLSRLFPFKRGLTHAYWAPNFWALYNTADKVVAKLLRIPNVSGPSTSSGLVQEIEPIALPNITPRITFVLTLLFMLPVLLQLILATTKSQSKINLLRAVVICSCASFMFGWHVHEKAILMCLVPLCISYFPSLLCLLDSTDAKYTIWLSIVGYFSLLPLLFQTNLLLLRYALYLGYIAAMYGQLVRIYPNMPNLQLSIIEDIYLYGFICMPIYEHVVSPLFGLQLKLPFMPLLLTSLYCSLGVTYFFISYYLHTLGLVPSLLYKSSNNLITKYNNKTKNKTKPKSKTNPKSKMQ; translated from the exons ATGGAAAGCCAATTCTGGAAGCTATTCGCTATATCCAGCGCAATCAAACTGCTGCTTGTACCTGCTCC CCATTCCACAGATTTCGAAGTACATCGCAATTGGTTGGCTATAACACATTCTCTACCACTCAATCAATGGTATTATGATGCGACAAGCGAATGGACACTCGATTATCCACCTTTATTTGCCTATTTTGAATGGATACTAGCGCAAGTAGCACATTATGTTGATCCTCAAATGCTGATTGTTACAAATCTTAATTATGCATCAACGGCAACTATATATTTTCAACGCGGAACAGTAATATTTGCGGATTTGATGTACGCATTCGGTGTGGCACGATGTCTGCGAATTTTAAATGTACCCAAGAAGTCACAGCGCCACTTTGCTGCAGAGCTTTTCATGCTATTCAATGTGGGTTTGATTTTTGTGGATCATATACATTTTCAATATAATGGGCTTCTATTCGGTATATTGCTTCTGAGTATTAGCTACCTGCTGGAGGAGCGTTATTTGGTTTCAGCATTCATATTTGCAACGCTACTCAATTTTAAGCACATATTTTTGTATATAGCGCCGGCACTAGCTGTTTATTTCCTGAAATTTTACTGTTTCCAAAGCGGGCGTAATCCAATTGTTTGTATTGGTAAATTAGCTGTTGTTGGTTTAACGCCTTTTGTTGCTTCATTTGGTCCTTTTTACAGACAATTGCCGCAG GTTTTAAGTCGTTTATTTCCATTTAAGCGGGGCCTGACCCATGCATATTGGGCGCCTAACTTTTGGGCACTTTACAATACAGCCGATAAAGTTGTAGCAAAATTATTACGTATTCCAAATGTATCAGGCCCTTCAACCAGTTCGGGATTGGTGCAGGAAATTGAGCCAATTGCGCTACCAAACATAACGCCGCGTATAACTTTTGTGCTGACGCTTCTATTCATGCTGCCAGTGTTGTTACAACTAATTTTGGCTACAACGAAGAG cCAATCAAAAATCAATTTGTTACGAGCCGTCGTTATCTGTTCATGCGCTTCCTTCATGTTTGGCTGGCACGTTCACGAAAAGGCTATACTCATGTGCCTCGTACCACTCTG tATTTCCTATTTCCCCAGTTTACTTTGCTTACTCGATTCCACGGATGCCAAATACACAATTTGGCTCAGCATAGTTGGCTACTTCTCGCTGCTTCCTTTACTCTTTCAAACAAATTTACTTCTACTCCGTTATGCTCTCTATTTGGGCTATATTGCTGCTATGTATGGTCAACTAGTACGCATATATCCCAATATGCCTAATTTGCAATTGTCCATTATAGAAGATATATATTTATATGGCTTCATCTGCATGCCCATTTACGAACACGTTGTGAGTCCTCTATTTGGTTTACAACTCAAACTGCCATTTATGCCATTACTACTTACTTCACTCTATTGTAGTTTAGGTgtaacttatttttttatttcatactaTTTACATACTTTAGGTTTAGTTCCTAGTTTGTTATATAAATCTAGTAATAACTTAATAACTAAGTACAAtaacaaaacgaaaaataaaactAAGCCCAAGTCCAAAACTAACCCAAAGTCAAAGATGCAATAA
- the xit gene encoding probable dolichyl pyrophosphate Glc1Man9GlcNAc2 alpha-1,3-glucosyltransferase isoform X2 — MESQFWKLFAISSAIKLLLVPAPHSTDFEVHRNWLAITHSLPLNQWYYDATSEWTLDYPPLFAYFEWILAQVAHYVDPQMLIVTNLNYASTATIYFQRGTVIFADLMYAFGVARCLRILNVPKKSQRHFAAELFMLFNVGLIFVDHIHFQYNGLLFGILLLSISYLLEERYLVSAFIFATLLNFKHIFLYIAPALAVYFLKFYCFQSGRNPIVCIGKLAVVGLTPFVASFGPFYRQLPQVLSRLFPFKRGLTHAYWAPNFWALYNTADKVVAKLLRIPNVSGPSTSSGLVQEIEPIALPNITPRITFVLTLLFMLPVLLQLILATTKSQSKINLLRAVVICSCASFMFGWHVHEKAILMCLVPLCLLCLLDSTDAKYTIWLSIVGYFSLLPLLFQTNLLLLRYALYLGYIAAMYGQLVRIYPNMPNLQLSIIEDIYLYGFICMPIYEHVVSPLFGLQLKLPFMPLLLTSLYCSLGVTYFFISYYLHTLGLVPSLLYKSSNNLITKYNNKTKNKTKPKSKTNPKSKMQ; from the exons ATGGAAAGCCAATTCTGGAAGCTATTCGCTATATCCAGCGCAATCAAACTGCTGCTTGTACCTGCTCC CCATTCCACAGATTTCGAAGTACATCGCAATTGGTTGGCTATAACACATTCTCTACCACTCAATCAATGGTATTATGATGCGACAAGCGAATGGACACTCGATTATCCACCTTTATTTGCCTATTTTGAATGGATACTAGCGCAAGTAGCACATTATGTTGATCCTCAAATGCTGATTGTTACAAATCTTAATTATGCATCAACGGCAACTATATATTTTCAACGCGGAACAGTAATATTTGCGGATTTGATGTACGCATTCGGTGTGGCACGATGTCTGCGAATTTTAAATGTACCCAAGAAGTCACAGCGCCACTTTGCTGCAGAGCTTTTCATGCTATTCAATGTGGGTTTGATTTTTGTGGATCATATACATTTTCAATATAATGGGCTTCTATTCGGTATATTGCTTCTGAGTATTAGCTACCTGCTGGAGGAGCGTTATTTGGTTTCAGCATTCATATTTGCAACGCTACTCAATTTTAAGCACATATTTTTGTATATAGCGCCGGCACTAGCTGTTTATTTCCTGAAATTTTACTGTTTCCAAAGCGGGCGTAATCCAATTGTTTGTATTGGTAAATTAGCTGTTGTTGGTTTAACGCCTTTTGTTGCTTCATTTGGTCCTTTTTACAGACAATTGCCGCAG GTTTTAAGTCGTTTATTTCCATTTAAGCGGGGCCTGACCCATGCATATTGGGCGCCTAACTTTTGGGCACTTTACAATACAGCCGATAAAGTTGTAGCAAAATTATTACGTATTCCAAATGTATCAGGCCCTTCAACCAGTTCGGGATTGGTGCAGGAAATTGAGCCAATTGCGCTACCAAACATAACGCCGCGTATAACTTTTGTGCTGACGCTTCTATTCATGCTGCCAGTGTTGTTACAACTAATTTTGGCTACAACGAAGAG cCAATCAAAAATCAATTTGTTACGAGCCGTCGTTATCTGTTCATGCGCTTCCTTCATGTTTGGCTGGCACGTTCACGAAAAGGCTATACTCATGTGCCTCGTACCACTCTG TTTACTTTGCTTACTCGATTCCACGGATGCCAAATACACAATTTGGCTCAGCATAGTTGGCTACTTCTCGCTGCTTCCTTTACTCTTTCAAACAAATTTACTTCTACTCCGTTATGCTCTCTATTTGGGCTATATTGCTGCTATGTATGGTCAACTAGTACGCATATATCCCAATATGCCTAATTTGCAATTGTCCATTATAGAAGATATATATTTATATGGCTTCATCTGCATGCCCATTTACGAACACGTTGTGAGTCCTCTATTTGGTTTACAACTCAAACTGCCATTTATGCCATTACTACTTACTTCACTCTATTGTAGTTTAGGTgtaacttatttttttatttcatactaTTTACATACTTTAGGTTTAGTTCCTAGTTTGTTATATAAATCTAGTAATAACTTAATAACTAAGTACAAtaacaaaacgaaaaataaaactAAGCCCAAGTCCAAAACTAACCCAAAGTCAAAGATGCAATAA